The genomic window ATGCCCTCCCGGTCTATGGGCCGGCTGACAGCAACATTCCACACCTGACGCATCCGCTCCGGGCGGGTGACCGGGTTGCGCCGGGTGGTCTTGGCATTTCGCTGGAAGTGCTCGCAGTGCCCGGACACACCCTTGATCATATCGCCTATCTGGGCGATGGCATGCTGTTTGCCGGCGATGCGCTTTTCGCCGGCGGCTGCGGGCGGATGTTCGAGGGCACGCCGGAACCGATGCAGCGCTATCTCGCCGAATTACGCGATCTGGCCCCCGATACCGACATCTACTGCGGGCATGAATACACGCAGGCGAACCTCGAGTTCGCGAAGCGGGTCGAGCCCGAGAACGAGGCGCTTGAGAAACGACTCGAGCGCGTGCGCGAACAGCGCCGGCGCGGCGCCATCACGGTGCCCTCCACCATCGAGGATGAGCGCGCCACCAATCCGTTCATGCGCTGGGACAGTCATGCAGTCATACGGCATGCCACCGAACATGCAGGTCGCCCCCTGGAGGGTCCGGCCGATGTCTTCGCCGTACTCCGCGACTGGAAAGATCACTTCTGAGGAACCGCTCTTGAGCCGCTACTGTTTCGCGCCGCTACTCACGGCCCTCCTGATCGCCGGCTGCGCCAATGTCCCGCAGCAGACCTCATCCCCCGATGCCGATCAGGCTGTGGCGACGGGCGGGTCACCGACTGGTTCTGCGGAACACCCCATGGCCCGGGAGCCATCGACGCGCACCGCAGGCGGCGCTGACGCCGGCACCTCCCCCGATCCGGCGGCCAATGTCTGGGAGCGGATCCGACGCGGCTATGCCATCCCTGATCACGACAACCCGCGTGTGCGCCGTCAGTTGACCGACTATGCAACTTACGGCGACTACTGGCAGCGAGTGTCTCAGCGCGCCCGTCCCTACCTCTATCACATCGTCGAGACCCTCGACGCCCGCGATATGCCGCTGGAGCTGGCGCTTCTGCCGGTCGTCGAGAGTGCCTTCCGGCCGTTCGCCTATTCCCACGGCAGTGCCGCCGGTATCTGGCAGTTCATCCCCGCGACCGGCCGGCACTACGGGCTGGCACAGAACTGGTGGTATGACGGCCGCCGGGATGTCCTGGCCGCCACCGATGCCGCCGTGAACTACCTGAGCTACCTCGGTGAGATGTTCGAGGGTGACTGGCTCCTGGCCCTCGCCGCCTACAACGCAGGCGAGGGGACGGTCATGCGCGCGATTGAGCGCAACCGCCAGGCGGGCCGCCCGACCGACTACTGGTCGCTCGATCTGCCCCGGGAAACCATGAACTATGTCCCGCGCTTGCTGGCAATCAGTGAGCTGGTCGCGAATCCATCCGCGCACGGCGTTGAGCTGGAACCCATCGCCAATGACCCCGCGGTCGTCACCATCAATCTCGACCGCCAGATCGATCTGGCACTGGCCGCCGACCTCGCCGGTATCGACATGGAGACCCTCTATCGGCTCAACCCCGGCTACAACCGCTGGGCCACCCCGCCATCCGGGCCCCATCGGCTACTCCTGCCGGCGGCACGCGCCAGTGCATTCCGACAGGGACTGGAGCGCACTCCCGAGACCGCGTGGATGCGCTGGCAACGGCATCAGATCCGTCAGGGCGACACCCTGGGGGGCATCGCCAATCAGTACCACATCACCGTGGCCTCGCTTCGCGAGGCGAATGACCTCAACGGCGACATGATCCGCCGCGGCGATCATCTGCTCGTCCCCATGGCCAGCCGCCCGACCGACGACTATGTGCTGACCGCGGATGCGCGTCGTCAGACAATGCGCAATCGCCAGCGGGACGATGGTGAGCGGCGGCACTACACTGTCCAGGCCGGTGACAGCTTCTGGGCCATTGCCCAGCGCTTCAATGTAACTGCCCGGCAACTGGCGGGCTGGAACGGGATGGCCCCCGGGGATACGCTCGGTGTGGGCGAGCAGCTGGTCGTGTGGACGCAGGACGGTGGCGGCCGCGGCACGGGTTCGTCCCGTCGACTGCAGTCAGTGACCTATTCAGTCCGGCAGGGAGACTCGCTCTACCGGATCGCCCGCCAGTTCAACGTCAGCATTGGCGATCTGCGACGCTGGAACGACCTGAGCGCCAACACCTACCTGCAACCCGGCCAGGAACTGCAGATGGAGGTGGATGTCACCGCCCAGAGCGGGACCTGAGCGGTTGGTCGACGCCGCCGCTATTCGCTATCCGGCAGTGTGACATTCAGCTCCAGCACCTCGCAGTCGCCCTCGCGATCCACCTCGATGCGCACCGCGTCGTCCTCGACCTCAACGTAGCGGCGGATCACCTGCAGGATTTCCTGCTGGAGGGCCGGTAGGTAATCCGGCCCGCCGCGGTTGCCCCGCTCCCGGGCCACAATCACCTGCAGGCGCTCCTTTGCGACTGAGGCGCTGCGTTTTTTCTCCGAGCGGAAATAATCCAGGAACGCCATTGTGCTAGCCCTTGAACAGCCGGCCGAACAGGCCCTTTTTCTCGGTCAGGAAACGATGATCGCGCGCCTCACCCAGATAGCGCGCGACAATGTCAGCGTAAGCCTGTCCGGCGTCCGTTTTCTCTTCCATGATCACCGGCACACCGGCATTCGAAGCGTTCAGCACCGCGGTGGACTCGGGGATCACCCCCAGCAGATCGATGGACAGGATCTCACAGATATCCTCGATACTGAGCATCTCCCCCCGACCGACGCGCGATGCGGCATAGCGGGTGACCACCAGATGTTCCTTGACGGGCTCATCCCCCTGCTCCGCACGGCGGGTCTTGCTCGACAGAAGCCCCAGCACACGGTCGGAATCACGGACCGATGACACCTCCGGATTGGTGACCACAAGCGCATCATCGGCGAAGTACATAGCCAGATGGGCGCCCCGCTCAATGCCTGCGGGAGAGTCGCAGATCACGTAATCGTGGGTACTGGCGAGTGTCTCGAGGACTGACTGGACCCCCTCGAAGGTCAGTGCGTCCTTGTCGCGGGTCTGGGAGGCCGGGAGAATCTCCAGCCCATCAACACGCTTGTCGCGGATCAGGGCCTGATTGAGATTGGCCTCACCATTGATCACATTCACGAAATCGTAAACGACCCGCCGCTCGCAGCCCATGATGAGATCGAGATTGCGGAGGCCGACGTCGAAATCGACGACGACCGTCCTGTAGCCCGCCCGAGCAAGTCCCGCCCCGAATGCAGCACTGGTGGTCGTCTTGCCAACGCCCCCCTTGCCGGATGTCACAACCACGATTCGCGCCACATTCACCTCCCGATTATCAGAGCGCGTTGAGTTCCAGCTCGCCGTCACGCAGCCAGGCCATCGCCGGTGCGTCACGGAGCTTGGCATTGATCTGATCACTCAGCCGATATTGCCCGGCGACCGCGACCAGTTCAGCCTGCAACGACCGGCAGAAGATACGCGCATTGACATCACCCTGCACACCCGCCAATGCGCGCCCACGCAGCGTATCGTAGACGTGGATGTGTCCGTCGGCCATGAGCTCGGCGCCGGCGCTGACCGGCGCGGTGACGATCAGATCGCCGCCGCGGGCATAGACCTGCTGGCCGGAGCGGACCGGCTGGGTCACCAATCGCGCCGCACCGGTGCTCTGAGGGGCCGGCCTGTCCTGGCGCTCAGCGGCCGTTGCCTGCGTCGTCTCCGCGCGCGGTTCATCCAGATTGGGAATGACTCCCAGACCTGCCGATGCCGCCGTCTGCGCCGATAGCCCAGCGACCGCCACGGGCAGCAGCCGCCGTTCGCGGAGCCCGGCCGCGAGTGTGGTCAGGGCTTCGGTGTCGATCGTGATCCCATCGGCGGGCACCAGCACCAGCGGCATTCCATCGAAGAAATCCGGCGCCTGCGCCAGTCGTGCATCGAGCTGCTGGAGCAGTACCTGCGGGTCCGGTGTCAGCACCCGCAGTACCGTCAGCGTCGTCATGCGGCCCTTGAGCTCAAAGGCCGCACCGGATCGCTCGGTCACTGCCATCAGTCGAGCAACCGATTCATACGCCGGACGAAACCGGCCGGATCCTCCAGACGACCACCGTCCATGAGCATTGACTGCTCGAGGAGCAGGGCCGCCCACTCATCGATCGGCGCGGACTCATCCGTGGCGAGACGCTGGATGATGGGATGCTGTGGATTGAGCTCGAGCACCGGCTTTTGCTGCGGGAGCTCGTGGCCGGCGGCCTTGAGCATGCGCTGCATGTTCAGTCCGAACTCATGCTCGCCGACGACGATGCAGGCCGGCGAGTCGGTCAGCCGACTGCTGGCACGGACCGCTGACACCCGGTCTCCCAGGGCGTCACCGACACGACCGATGAGCGCCTCGACCGATTCACTCGTCTCGGGCGGTTCGGTCGTCCCGTCATCCGCGCCGCCGAGATCATCGATCTCAAGATCACCCTTCGCCACGCTCTGCAGCGGAGTCGCATCGAATTCGTTGAGGTGCGCGACCAGCCATTCATCCACCGGCTCCGCGAGCAGAAGCACCTCGATGTTGCGCTGTCGGAAAACCTCCAGGTGCGGACTGTTGCGGACTGCCGCAAGGCTCTCGCCAGTGAGATAGTAGATCGCCTTCTGACCCTCGTGCATGCGGCTGATGTAGTCGGCAAGACCGACATTCGAACCCCCATCGCCATGCGTCGAGTGAAAGCGCAGCAGGCCCGCGACCTTCTCGGCGTTGCCGGGATCTTCCACCGGCCCTTCCTTGAGCACGGTCCCGAATGCCTCCCAGAAACGCGCGTAGCGCTCGGGGTCATCGCGTGCCATGCGCTCAAGGGTGTCCAGCACGCGCTTCACCGAGGCGCCCCGGATACGATCAATCAGCTTGTTATGCTGAAGCAGCTCCCGGGAGACGTTGAGCGGCAGATCATCCGAATCGACCAATCCGCGGACGAAACGCAGATAGCGGGGCAGCAGACGGCTGTCCTTATCCTCCATGATGAAAACGCGGCGCACATACAGCCGCAGGCCCTGGCTGGCATCTGGCTCAAACAGATCGAAGGGTCGCTGCGCCGGGATGAACAGTAGCGAGGTGTAGGACTGGTTGCCCTCAACCTTGTTATGAATCCACTCCAGCGGCGGCTCCGGATCATAGCTGAGCTGCTGATAGAACTGGCGGTACGCCTCATCGGTAATCTCGGACTTCGGCCGCATCCATAGCGCCGAGGCCTGATTGACCGTCTCCGCCTCGCCCTGCTCGTCCTCGAGCTCAATCGGCAAGGCGATATGGTCGGAATAACGACGCACGATCTGACGGAGACGGTTGCGATCGAGGAACTCGTCCTGCCCCTCGGCCAGATGCAGGGTCACAGCCGTACCCCGTGCCTCACGCGGGAGCGCCTCGAGGCTGAATGCGCCCTTGCCATCGGAGCGCCAGAGCACGCCCTGATCCGCGCCCTCGCCGGCGCGCCGGGTATGGACGGTCACCTCGTCCGCGACGATGAACGCGGAGTAGAACCCGACACCGAACTGGCCGATGAGCTGGGCATCCTGTTTCTGGTCACCGGTCATTGCATCGAGGAAGCGCCGAGTTCCGGAACGCGCGATGGTACCGAGGTTGTCGATGACATCCTCCCGGTTCATACCAATGCCGTTATCACTGATCGTGATGGTCCGCCCCTCGGTATCGACTGCGATCGATACCCGCGGATCCGGATCTGCCTCGAGCAGCCCCTTATCCTGCAACGCCTCGAAGCGGAGCCGATCGGCGGCATCCGCGGCGTTGGAGACAAGCTCCCTGAGGAAAATCTCTCGATTGCTGTAGAGCGAGTGGATCATGAGGTCCAGCAGCTGCCGGACCTCGGCCTGGAATTCGTGGGTTTCCGCGGCTTTTTCTTGGTTACTCATTCCTGCTTCCGTTTCATCCCAAGTTCCGCCGCGATCTGGGGGCGGACACCCCCGTTTTCAATAGCGCTCAGAAGGCTTCACTGGGATTGACCCGCCCATGACGGCCGATCTCCGGTATTTCCCGCGCAGGAATGTGCTCACCCGTCACCATCTGCTTATAGCCCATCCCCGGCCCCACCATCGGATAGACCGATGCGTCCGGATCGACGCCGACCTCGAGGAAGGCGGGACCATCGAATCGAATGAATGCCTCAAGCGTCGCCGCCATCTCGGCAGGATCGGAGACGCTGCGGGCAAATTCGAAGCCATCGGCCTCCGCGGCCTTGATAAAGTTCTTGCGGTGCAGGGATTTATCACTACCGGAGAAACGATCACCGAAGTAGAGCTTCTGCCACTGCCGAACCATGCCGTCGCCGGCGTTATTGAGCAGCAGGATCTTCACCGGCAGTCCGTAGGTGGTCACGGTCTCCATCTCACCGAGATTCATACGCAGGCTGCCATCGCCGTCGATATCGATGACCAGCTCGTTCGGATTGGCGAACTGCGCACCGATCGCCGCCGGCAGACCAAAGCCCATGGTGCCCATCGATCCTGATGTCATCCACAGCCGCGGCCGACGGAAGTCCAGATACTGCGCCGCCCACATCTGATGCTGACCGACACCGGTGCTGACAATCGCATCGCCCCCGGTGAGCTTGTTCAGTGCCCGCATCACCGCCTGCGGCTGGATGAAGTCGCCATCCTGCTTGAAGTCCATCGGATGGCGTTCCCGCAGCGTCCGGCAATGCTCACCCCAGTCCTCATAATCGGCGCTGAAGCCCATGCTTCGTCCCTGCTCGAGGAGCTCTTGGAGCGTACTGCCCGCCTCGCCGATATGCGACCAGGTCACCTTCTTGACCTTGCCGATCTCGGCGGCATCGATATCGATATGGGCGATATTCTCGGCGTTCGGCGCAAACAACTCTGCCTTCGCAGCGACGCGGTCATCGAACCGCGACCCCACCGCAATGATGAAATCACAGTCTTCCACCGCGTAATTGGCGTAGGCCGTTCCGTGCATGCCAAGCATGTGCAGATGCAGATCGTCAGTGGAATCAATCGCTCCCAGCCCCATGACCGTGCTGACGCTGGGGATGCCGTACTCACGCGCAAAGGCCGTCAGCGCCGCGCTTCCCTCGCCATGGATCGCGCCGCCTCCGACATAGAACAGCGGCCGGCGCGACTGCTCAAGCATCTCGAAGAATCGCCGCGCCTTGCCCTCAGGCAGCGATGTCTGGCGCAGCGACTCCATCCGCTGGCGGTAGCCACGGATCCCCAGCAGACCTTCGCCCTTGAACTCGCCGACCCAGTTCTGGACGTCTTTCGGCAGATCCACGACCACCGGCCCCGGCCGGCCTGAACGCGCTACCTCAAACGCCGTGCGAATGGTTTCCTCGAGCTGTTCCGGGCGTGTCACCAGAAAGACATGCTTCGCGCAGTTGCCCATGATGTTGACGATGGGCGCCTCCTGGAAGGCATCAGTTCCCATGGCGGCCCGCGCCACCTGGCCGGTGATCAGCACGACGGGAACCGAGTCGGCCATACAGTCGCGGATTGGTGTCACGGTATTGGTCGCCCCCGGACCCGAGGTCACCAGAAAGCAGCCGACCCGGCCGGTGCTGCGGGCGTAACCAGCCGCCATGAAGCCGGCGCCCTGCTCGTTGGCCGGTACCACCAGCTGCATCGGATCCGTCACTGTCGCGGTGCGCTCCCGCTCGTTATAGCGGAAAATCGCATCGTAGGTTGGCAGGATCGCGCCGCCGCTATACCCGAAGACGGTATCAACCCCCTCCTGCGCCATCACTTCGACGACCATTTCGGCGCCACTCATCGCCTCGCCAGCGCGAGGATGGCCGGACTTATGCCGGGGAGCGTGGTCGGTGTGATCGGCATCGAGATAAGGGGCCGGTTCATTCATGGTGATATCCTGAAATCAGTAACTTAGACAATCGACTATACCGAGGCGTCGTACACGGAGACAAGCCTCAATCATTCCCATCACGCGGCTCAAAGCGCAGCGAGACCGAATTGATGCAATAACGCAGCCCGGTTGGCTGGGGACCATCCGGAAAGACATGACCGAGGTGGGCCTGGCATTGCGGACAGTGCACCTCGGTGCGACGCATTCCCATACTCTGATCACTCTCGGTGGCGACCGCGTTGTCATCCGCCGGCGACCAGAAACTCGGCCAGCCTGTGCCCGAGTCGAATTTCTGCTGACTGTCGAACAATGGTTTGCCGCAGCAGATGCAGCGGAAAACGCCATCAGCCTTTAGATCATTGTACTCACCACTGAAGGGTGGTTCCGTACCGCCCTCGCGGGCGACCCGATACTGAGCCGGGGTCAGCTTATCGCGCCAGTCGATCGCGCCTGGATCAGTCGAATCGTTCATGGGCATGGGCTCCTGTGGAATTTCCCCTACAATATCGCGCCAGATCCTCAATGAGCGAATCCATGAGCGACACCCGATCCGACAGCGAAATCATCCTCATCAACATCTCGGGTAGCGATCGACCGGGGGTGACCGCCGCACTGATGGGAATACTGACCGACTACCAGGTGCGGGTGCTGGATATCAGTCAGGCAATGGTCCACGAGAATCTCGCGCTCGCCATCCTCATCAAGCTCTCCGGGGATACGGCCACCGCTCCTGTTCTCAAGGACCTGCTCTACGAGGCGCACAAGCTCGAGCTGCGGGTGCGTTTCCAGCCGGTGCCAGCGGCCGAGTATCAGCAGTGGGTTCGGGGTGAGGGCCAGCCGGCCTATGTCCTGACACTGCTCGGCCGCCGCGTCACCGCCGGGCAGATCGCGCGCATCGCGACGGTAACCACGGGGCATGGTCTCAACATCGAGGATATCGTCCGCCTTTCCGCCCGAAGCCCGCTCCACGACGATCGTGACGAGAGCCGCGCCTGCCTGGAGCTCAGCCTGCGGGGGGAGCCCGATGATGCCGACGCGATGAAGGCGGAATTCCTGTCCATTTCGCGCGAAATGGATATCGATATTTCCTTCCAGGAAGACAATTTCTATCGGCGCAATCGACGCCTGGTGGTCTTCGACATGGACTCGACGCTGATCCACGAGGAAGTCATCGACGAGCTCGCCCACGAGGCCGGCGTGGGCGCGCAGGTGGCCGAGGTCACGGCCGCGGCCATGCGTGGCGAGATCGACTTCCGCGAGAGCCTCACTCAGCGGGTCGCCTGGCTGAAGGGGCTGGATGAGGGCGTGCTTGAGCGGGTGGCCGAGCGGCTGACACTGACCGAGGGTGCGGAACGGCTCCTGAAAACGCTGCAGATGCTTGGCTACCGGACCGCGGTCATCTCCGGTGGATTCGAGTTCTTCGGTCACCATCTGCAGGCCCGATTGAACCTCGACACGGTCTATGCCAATCAGCTGGAGATCGTCGACGGGGCACTCACCGGTCAGGTGGCCGGTCGCATTGTCGACGGCGAGCGCAAGGCGGAACTCCTCAAGCGATTGGCGAGCGAGATGGAAATCGATCTCGCACAGGTCATCGCGGTGGGCGATGGCGCCAATGATCTCCCGATGCTGCGCACTGCCGGCCTTGGCATCGCCTTCCATGCCAAGCCGCTGGTGCAGAAGAACGCTCGCCAGGCCATCTCAACGATTGGCCTGGATAGCGTTCTCTATCTAATGGGCATGAACGACGCCGAGAACCCACACTGATCCATGGGCCGACGACACGCCAGGGTCAGGACGCGGTGCGGCTCTTGGAGCGCACCTTCTCCTTGATCCGGGCCGCCTTGCCGCGGCGCTCGCGCAGGAAGTAGAGCTTGGCCCGACGGACATCACCCCGGCGCTTCACCTTCATACTCTCGATGAGCGGGCTGTGAAGCTGGAAGACACGCTCGACACCCTCACCATGCGACACCTTGCGCAGCGTGAACGACGAATTGAGGCCGCGGTTGCGCATGGCGATCACCACCCCCTCGAAGGGCTGGGTGCGCTCGCGGTTGCCCTCGCGGACCCAGACGTTGACGAGGACCGTGTCGCCTGTGTTGATGTCATCGAGCGAGCGGCCGGTTTTCTCGACCTGCTCGCGCTCCAGTTCTCCGATGATGTTGGTCATGCCTGCATCCCCTTGTCTTTAATTCAAATGCCCCGCCCGATAATCGTCGAGCAGTGCCTGTTCACTGTCGCTGAGCCCGCGCCTTTCAATCAGGTCAGGGCGTTTTGCCCGCGTCCGCCCAAGCGCCTGTTGCAAACGCCAGCGCGCCACTGCCTGGTGATCGCCGCTAAGCAATACCGTGGGCACCTGCAGCCCACCGATCGTCTCCGGGCGCGTGTAATGCGGACAGTCGAGCAACCCATCCGCAAACGCATCCTGCGACGCCGATTCGGCGTGACCCAGTACGCCCGGCACCAGTCGCGCCACGGCATCGATAACGATCATCGCCGGCAGCTCGCCGCCGCTGACCACATAATCGCCGATGGACAGCGTTGCATCGACCTCGAGCTCGATGAGCCGCTCATCGACGCCCTCATAGCGCCCGCAGAGCAGAATCACTCGCCCGAGATGACTCAACCCCGTGACTCGAGCCCCATCCAACACGTCACCGTCCGGCGACAGGTAGATGACCGGCGCCGGACCGCCCGCCTCACGCGCGGCCCGGATGGCCGCCTGAAGCGGCTCGACTTTCATGACCATCCCCGGGCCACCCCCGTAGGGCCGGTCGTCGACCGTTCCATGCCGATCGGTGCTGAAATCACGCGGATTCCATGTCACCAGCTCAACCAACCCCTGATCGATGGCCCGACCGACAACGCCGTGCGCGGTCATGGACGTCACCATCTCCGGGAATAACGTGATCACATCGAACCGCATTCCCGGTCAGAACTCCGGATCCCAGTCTACCCGCAGACGGCCGGATTCGAGATCAACCGACTGCACGTGGACACCGGGTGTATAGGGAATCAACCGCTCCCGCTCACCGCGGACCACCAGCACATCGTTCGCACCCGTCTCAATCAGGCCGGCCACCGCGCCCAGGGGCGTTCCATCCAGTGTTTCGACCGAAAGCCCCTGAAGCTCGAACCAGTAAAACGATTCCGGTTCCGGCTCAGGCATGGACGATCGGGCCACAAGAATGCGGCTGCCGACCAGCGCCTGCGCTGTATCCCGGTCGGTCACACCTTCGAGGCGCGCGACAAGATTCTTGCCTCGCCACCCCCCGGCAACCAGTCCCCGCTCATGAGACGTGCCGCCGATCTCGAGCGTCCAGACCGGATAATCCAATATGTTCTCTCGTGGCCGCGTCCAGGAATGCAACTTCAGCTCTCCGCTGACACCCCTGACGCCGGCGATCTCTCCCATGAGTATATGGGCGTCGGCGGACGTACTGTCCGCCTGTGCCGTCGCCTGCTCAGGCGCTCTCGACACCCTCGGCGGCTCCACGGCGTGCCTGACGGATCAGCCGCTGCGCCCGCTCGGACGGCTGCGCACCCTGCGCGAGCCAATGCTCGGCACGCTCAAGATCCATCCGGTAGGGCACCTCCTGCCCCCGGGCGACCGGATTCAGGAAACCCAGCCGCTCGATGAAACTGCCATCACGGCCGTTCCGGCTGTCCGTGACGACAATGTGGTAGAAGGGGCGCTTTTTAGCGCCGGCGCGCGCCAGACGAATCGTAACCATATTACTTCCCAGTCAGTTCTGGTGATTATTAAACCGAGTAGTTTACCTAGGTGTTCAGCGCCCGCCAAGTCCCGGCGGCAGACCGCCGCCTGGCGGCATTCCACCACCGGGTGGCATGCCATTGCCACCACCCATCTGGCGCATCATTTTCTTCATGCCGCCGTTCTTGAACTGTTTCATCATCTTCTGCATCTGCTTGTGCTGCTTGAGCAAGCGGTTGATGTCCTGGACCTGTAACCCGGAACCGCGGGCGATACGGCGCTTGCGCGAGCCATTAATGACATCGGGGCGGTGCCGCTCGCCGGGTGTCATGGCACTGATGATCGCGATCTGGCGCCGGACCTGACCGTCGTCCATCTGCTGAGTCGCCTGCTCGCTGAGCTGGCCCATGCCCGGGAGTTTATCCATGACGCCTCCCATGCCCCCCATCTGGGTGACCTGCTGGAGCTGATCACGCATGTCTTCGAGGTCGAACCCCTTGCCCTTCTTGAGCTTGCCGGCCATGCGCTCCGCCTGCTGACGGTCGACCTTGCGCTCGACCTCCTCAACCAGCGAGAGCACATCGCCCATACCCAGGATACGGGAGGCCATGCGATCGGGATGGAACGGCTCGAGGGCGTCGGTTTTCTCGCCGATACCCAGGAACTTGATTGGTTTGCCGGTGATCTCGCGGATCGAGAGCGCGGCACCGCCGCGGGCGTCACCATCGGCCTTGGTCAGAATGACACCAGTCAATGGCAGGGCCTCGTCGAAGGCCCGTGCGGTATTGGCGGCATCCTGGCCGGTCATGCTGTCAACGACGAAGAGGGTCTCAACCGGCGCCACCGCCTCGTGAACCCGGCCCGCCTCATCCATCATGTCACCGTCGACATGCAGCCGGCCGGCGGTATCCACGAGCAGGACGTCGTAATAACCCGTCCGGGCCTGATCATGGGCAGCCTTGACCGTTGCCACCGGGTCGGCCCTGGCGTCGGTATGGTGGAAATCGATCCCCACCTCTTCGCTGAGGCGCTGTAACTGGTCAATGGCGGCTGGACGATATACGTCGACCGAGACCGCCAGGACCTTTTTCTTTTCCCGCTCCCGTAGCAGACGCCCAAGCTTGGCGATGCTGGTGGTCTTGCCCGAGCCCTGCAGCCCGGCGACCATCACCACAGCGGGTGGGCGGGTATTCAGGTTGAGCGCATCGTTCTGCTCACCCATCACCTGCACGAGCTGATCGTGCACGATCTTCACGAATGCCTGTCCCGGGGACAGGCTCTTGGTTACCTCGGCACCCAATGCCCGCTCGCGGACATTGGCGACGAAGGTCTTGACGACGGGCAGGGCCACATCCGCTTCCAGCAGCGCCATCCGGACCTCGCGCAGCGTCTCCTGGATATTGTCCTCGGTCAGTCGGCCCTTGCCCTTGAGGCGCTTGCCAATCGCTTCGAGGCGATCACTCAGATTATCGAACATGTTGGTTGGAACCCCCAGC from Spiribacter curvatus includes these protein-coding regions:
- the gloB gene encoding hydroxyacylglutathione hydrolase, with the translated sequence MLEVTPIPVLSDNYTWLIHQPQSSGAIVVDPGDATPVAHALDSLDLHLTAILITHHHGDHVAGVGGLLADALPVYGPADSNIPHLTHPLRAGDRVAPGGLGISLEVLAVPGHTLDHIAYLGDGMLFAGDALFAGGCGRMFEGTPEPMQRYLAELRDLAPDTDIYCGHEYTQANLEFAKRVEPENEALEKRLERVREQRRRGAITVPSTIEDERATNPFMRWDSHAVIRHATEHAGRPLEGPADVFAVLRDWKDHF
- a CDS encoding LysM peptidoglycan-binding domain-containing protein → MSRYCFAPLLTALLIAGCANVPQQTSSPDADQAVATGGSPTGSAEHPMAREPSTRTAGGADAGTSPDPAANVWERIRRGYAIPDHDNPRVRRQLTDYATYGDYWQRVSQRARPYLYHIVETLDARDMPLELALLPVVESAFRPFAYSHGSAAGIWQFIPATGRHYGLAQNWWYDGRRDVLAATDAAVNYLSYLGEMFEGDWLLALAAYNAGEGTVMRAIERNRQAGRPTDYWSLDLPRETMNYVPRLLAISELVANPSAHGVELEPIANDPAVVTINLDRQIDLALAADLAGIDMETLYRLNPGYNRWATPPSGPHRLLLPAARASAFRQGLERTPETAWMRWQRHQIRQGDTLGGIANQYHITVASLREANDLNGDMIRRGDHLLVPMASRPTDDYVLTADARRQTMRNRQRDDGERRHYTVQAGDSFWAIAQRFNVTARQLAGWNGMAPGDTLGVGEQLVVWTQDGGGRGTGSSRRLQSVTYSVRQGDSLYRIARQFNVSIGDLRRWNDLSANTYLQPGQELQMEVDVTAQSGT
- the minE gene encoding cell division topological specificity factor MinE; its protein translation is MAFLDYFRSEKKRSASVAKERLQVIVARERGNRGGPDYLPALQQEILQVIRRYVEVEDDAVRIEVDREGDCEVLELNVTLPDSE
- the minD gene encoding septum site-determining protein MinD, whose amino-acid sequence is MARIVVVTSGKGGVGKTTTSAAFGAGLARAGYRTVVVDFDVGLRNLDLIMGCERRVVYDFVNVINGEANLNQALIRDKRVDGLEILPASQTRDKDALTFEGVQSVLETLASTHDYVICDSPAGIERGAHLAMYFADDALVVTNPEVSSVRDSDRVLGLLSSKTRRAEQGDEPVKEHLVVTRYAASRVGRGEMLSIEDICEILSIDLLGVIPESTAVLNASNAGVPVIMEEKTDAGQAYADIVARYLGEARDHRFLTEKKGLFGRLFKG
- the minC gene encoding septum site-determining protein MinC, with the translated sequence MAVTERSGAAFELKGRMTTLTVLRVLTPDPQVLLQQLDARLAQAPDFFDGMPLVLVPADGITIDTEALTTLAAGLRERRLLPVAVAGLSAQTAASAGLGVIPNLDEPRAETTQATAAERQDRPAPQSTGAARLVTQPVRSGQQVYARGGDLIVTAPVSAGAELMADGHIHVYDTLRGRALAGVQGDVNARIFCRSLQAELVAVAGQYRLSDQINAKLRDAPAMAWLRDGELELNAL
- the htpG gene encoding molecular chaperone HtpG, with product MSNQEKAAETHEFQAEVRQLLDLMIHSLYSNREIFLRELVSNAADAADRLRFEALQDKGLLEADPDPRVSIAVDTEGRTITISDNGIGMNREDVIDNLGTIARSGTRRFLDAMTGDQKQDAQLIGQFGVGFYSAFIVADEVTVHTRRAGEGADQGVLWRSDGKGAFSLEALPREARGTAVTLHLAEGQDEFLDRNRLRQIVRRYSDHIALPIELEDEQGEAETVNQASALWMRPKSEITDEAYRQFYQQLSYDPEPPLEWIHNKVEGNQSYTSLLFIPAQRPFDLFEPDASQGLRLYVRRVFIMEDKDSRLLPRYLRFVRGLVDSDDLPLNVSRELLQHNKLIDRIRGASVKRVLDTLERMARDDPERYARFWEAFGTVLKEGPVEDPGNAEKVAGLLRFHSTHGDGGSNVGLADYISRMHEGQKAIYYLTGESLAAVRNSPHLEVFRQRNIEVLLLAEPVDEWLVAHLNEFDATPLQSVAKGDLEIDDLGGADDGTTEPPETSESVEALIGRVGDALGDRVSAVRASSRLTDSPACIVVGEHEFGLNMQRMLKAAGHELPQQKPVLELNPQHPIIQRLATDESAPIDEWAALLLEQSMLMDGGRLEDPAGFVRRMNRLLD